The following is a genomic window from Vitis vinifera cultivar Pinot Noir 40024 chromosome 6, ASM3070453v1.
AAAATCACTCCAAAGAAGAGCCATTGGCCAAAAGGCAACCATGCTGGGAGGGGGTTTcagagaaaatgaatattgaatATGAAAGTGTGCTGCTCTGACTCTAGAAAGCGAGGAGAAGTTGGAATTATCCATTCAAAGGGGCACGTGGCTGCCAACGGTTTGCCCACTTGGGCTCATAGGGTGGACCCCAGGTGGCACTTATCCATAGAGCTTCGTGGAAAAAGATGATGATATTGTATCATATGCAGAGAATGGGGAATGAGTGAGAGAGAAGATTTGAGGAGATAGATGGATTGAGAGGTAATCTCAAAATTCCAAATCTTTGACgcaaaaaaggaaagaaatctgAATAAAATATGGCAGTATAATAAAAAGAGGGACGCTTTTTCAGAGATGGCACATGGGCGGCAAGACAAGCCCTCTATATGCCCTATAAATTCATGGGTTTTGTGAGTCTCTGATCTTCACGTGCCCTTATCTGctctgtttcttttttctttttcattttcccctCATCTCTTTCTGTTTTCATCTGCAAATCTTATCCGTTTCTATCAATTGGGcgtctttgtattttattaacggtggtggtggtggtggtggtttgAGGTTTTTGGGGACTTGTTTTTTGAGGTAGTTTTGTTTGTTGGATTGACAAAGAAAGGCCATGGAAGGCAGGAGACAAGTGGGTTCATCTTCTTCATTCACTTCTGAACTTTTTGGGACCAAGGAGTCACCTCCATCCAATTCTTCTGGGATTTTTGCATCAATTTTTCCGCCCCCATCCACGGTATTTTGCTTTTAATGCTTGTACCAATGCTGGTTCTCTTGATTTGGTGTGTTTTCTAATGCTTATTGACCGGATAATCTAATTGATTTTCTTACGTGTTTTATGTGATCTATCATgtggatttttttctttctcctttccatGTAACTGCTAATCtaattgattttcttatgtattttatgTGATCCATCATGtggattttttcctttttatgtaaCTCCTGGAAACTGTGACATATAAGATTGCAATGCAAGAAGCCAAAGCAGAAAATTCTACATTTGGATTGATaggtttagtttagttttgtgCTTTAATCATAGTTGCCTGCCAAAAAATATTCGAAGGACTTCATTTCTATTGATAAATAAGTACATGAAAAGCAGATCAATTGAGGTTTCATGAATTATTATGCAATGCATTTGAATTTAAAGGGTATGATGAACCTTATTCTCCTAGAAATCATTATATGGCATCTATTTTGCCAAATATCCCCATTTTTACATGATTTTGGAAGCTGGTTAGAGCAACCTGGGTTCTGATTCTTCTGAATGCTTATTGAAGATTGAATGGATTGATTTTCCAACAGAAATCTATGAAGGATTAgcagtttaaaagaaaaagaaaattattttcctttaaaccTTCAGCTTACCATACATTTTTTATGCTCTTCCTTCTATGATTTCAGGCAGTAGGGAGGAACCCCGCAAACTCTGAGATGAGAGGATTGTCGGGAAATCAGACATGGGACACCAAACAAGGAACTCCAGGTATGATATCAGTTTATGATTCCTGATTGCTAAGtcaagtgtttgtttcatcctatacaaagaaaaaaatacctaGAACTGTGTTTGAAGATTCTTACCTTAAATCTATGTGTTCTTGTCAGACATGGGAAAGAGTGGGGTAGGTGCCAGCAGTATCATACCCAACAAAGACaagaatcaaattttccaagaagaaAGGGTAGAACCATGTCATCTAAGTTCATCTCTCTACTACGGTGGGCAAGACATCTATTCAAATTCATCAAGCACCCAAACTTCTGGATCATATCCTGTTGTGAGTCTCAATTAGTTTATTCATGCACAGAATATGACAGATAATCAGTATGATAACTCGAGGGGATTCAATATTGTGACTAAATGTTTTActgtatttttgaaaacatagtTCAAGAAAGACGAAGATGATCCAAATGGAAACAATTCACAAGGTGCATCTAGAGGAAACTGGTGGCAAGGTATAATTATTCTAAGTGAAGATAAAATAGCAACTCAGTGAAGCGACAGCAGTGGAGTGTACTAATATCTTGAACCTCTGCCTGTGTTTCTGCAGGGTCGCTTTATTATTAGGACTTGCCCCTTCTAAGGCATCTGAATTCTACATCTATTTGCCAAGGTGTGTCAACTACACAATCTATTTCACATCtgacggaaaaaaaaaatgataaatggaTCCTTCTTATtgtatagacatcatttttctactttttaacTAAGTGCAGCTAAATAGTCAGGATAGAATACTGCCAATAAGAGATAGAAAGCACTTCATAATCTGAACAACTTCATAAATTTAGCAGTAATTTTTTTGCTTAAATGGAAGCGCTTAACcgcattttttcttttttctttttggtttccTATAGCCTTCCAATAATTCTTTTAGTTGAAAATACTCACtctctttttaatttatgtttgataCAAATTTGCTGAATTTCATTTTTACATCTAATACCTAAGACGCTGAGTTGTTAGTATGTTGGTAGTACTTTTCTTGTattgaaaggaaaaattgtgtctttttcttctcaaaaataaaattaaaaatgaaattgatctAGATTGgtccaaaatgaaaaatgagcaCTTTTGCATGCACAATACATACACATAAAGGCACCTGCTAGCTTTTCATTAAAAGGTTAATCCAATTTTTTGAGTTAGGCCCTATCAAAAGCTTGTTCTCACAGTATTTCATCTTATTTGAAACACTCTGTCATAgtgttgttttcctttttcatcaTGTGCTCATTCTTTAATTCAGCTGTTtgattcctttttcttcttttttttccaatttttatccTTGGATTTTACAGGAATTCATGAAGCCTTCATGACAATTTCATCTTCCTTCTGTAAAATGTAGCTGAAGGGGAGAGTGCTCATAAGAGCTTTATTATGCCTTACCTCAGTTAAATAGTGCAAACTCCTATGTAATATGACTGTTTTTTCAAGAAAAGACGGAGAGACCGTGTAACACTTGTTACCGCTTTCTATAAACTAAATTTCTATACCTAGTTGAACAGTCTCTGTATGTCGTTTAAACCTGTATTGGATAACAAAAGATAGATGTTATGGCCGTTATCTTTTACatgcaacaaaaataaatgttgAAGCTTCAGTGATTTTTTATGCAGTATATCTTAATTGCTATTCATGcctatcgaaaaaaaaaaactaaattgctattctatttatagttcagggtAGGGTTTGTCCGGGGCTCAtttgtgtttcttttcttttggttgTGGTGCACCATGTATGCTTCTTATGTACCTAAGTTCTGCCCCCATTTCTTTGGTACCTTTTCTGTTTATAGGGTATTTATAATTTGCCTAGCAAAAGGAATGTACACTTCTATTGCTATGATAACTCTTAAGGAAACACGGTATATTTTGGAAAGCAGTGTCATAAGAACAGACAGACCCAACTGTAAAAGAGAGATGTAAATCTTGAGATGATATGAAATACGGCACATGATTGTTTTAAATGCAGAAAACAATGCATGATTCAAATGTTGCCAATTGCATCTGAGAATACATACAGTGACTTTTGTTGGCTAGGCTGATGATATGGGATGTTACACCAGTAGTTTCCAAAAATAAGTACCTAGGCTTAGAGTCAAGGCCATATATGATATCCAATCTGCTTCTGGTTGAGGTAATCTATAACCTGCagtttgaaaatgaagaagGATTCAAAAAACAATGAATGAAAAGACAAGAAACTGAGATATAATACTAAGCAGTCCTACCTTCATACAAGTACAGTGAGGTTACAACATTTAGGATTGACCATAGCAACTTCCAGCTTCACCATGATTCTTGGGTGTCTTGGAAAGCAAAACTGCAAAGGAAGCTTCTGTCCCATTTTCTTCACCTGAGGGTAGTACCTGTCTGAAATTTAACTGTTCTTATCTCCAAGAAAGCTTTCTCTGATTGAGCTTTTCTATCTCCCTACTGCAATTAACACAGAAAGTAGATCCATGAAGCTCAGGTAAGCTTCATCTTTCTCACTGGGATGTATGACTCATATCTCCTCCTGATTTGCAGATTAAATGCAGCGAACAGAACCTAAAGTGTGGTTGCACCTAAATCTACTTGACCCCAGAAGTGGCAATATAATAGAAACTCATGGATTTGTCCAAACACTACCCCCAGAACTCGATCCTAGGATGATCTTGACATTTCATTGGAATGAAGGTTGGTAAGTACAGTAACTATCCCTGTTTTCCTCATCATTGGAGATGCAAAGAAATAGCCTTTCATAAGCAGCAGCCATCTTGGTGGCAGTGAACAACTCCAGACCCCTCTGCCTAGCCAGCTGGCCTTTCCTCTCCAGAACTACTCTTCCATCATGCCAAACCCTGTAAAGGGTCCCCTTGAGTGAAGCAACAGTAGGCGAAAATGTATAGCCCATTTCTGTACCAACAATCACAGACCCTGTAATGCTGGCAAGCCTTGTAGCCATTAGTGGCTTCCCAGAAAGCATTGCTTCTAACAAAGTATGATCCAATCCCTGAGCTCGAAGAGTAGGGTTTACAAATATATCTATTGCATTATAAAAACTTGCCAGCTGAGCAGGTTCCAATGTCCCCAAAACCAATACAGTGGCCCCAAGATCTTTGTATCTGTCACTCCAAGGACCATCTCCAGCAACAAGAATAATCGCTGTTTCCCGAAATGTATCATTTTCTTTGAGCATTTGCATCAGAGCTTCAAACATTAACGGATGTCCCTTATCCTTCACTAATCTCCCAGCAATACCCAAAACCAGTGTCTTAGATTGCGGAATGCCAAATTTCTTCTTAAAATCCTTCCCCTTGGCTGCATTTGGCTTGAAAATCTCCTCATCTACACCATTGAGAATAATATGAACTCGTTCTTCTGGGATCATGTAGATCCTTTTCAAAACTTCCCCAACATGGTCGCTGGTTGCAACATGGTGAGCATAATGTGGGAAAAACTTTACTTCTTCAACAACCTTCATAGCTCTTTCAGTCAATGAAAATGCCAGTGGTTCTTCAGGAGTTCGAAGAAGTTCCTGAATGATGTCAGAATGAATGGATTCATATGCAATTCCATGCCAAGTAACAGCTAGGTTAGTCAAATTCCTTGATCGAGTGTGCATGAGCCCAACACTTTCAGTATGGATCACATCAAAGGGTTTTCCAGTTGAATTTTGGTGTTGGAATTGCTTCCAAACTACAGCTTGGTCTAGATAACCAGCAGCTGTTGGTTTTGAGAGGTGAAAATACAAAGTACCAATTGGGAATGATGGGAAGGAAGGGTTCAGAGAAGAAGTGGTGAAAATGTGGAGTTCATGGCCTCTTTGGGCAAGGGCAAGATGGAGGGTTAAGGCATGACGTTCAAGCCCTCCTGCACGGTGCTTATGCGGCCATTTCTTCACAAAGAGGGCAATTTTAAGGAACTTCGGAGGTGGCCCTGTGGGAAAAGATAGGTGGTTCCATGCAGAAGGAAAAGATAGGATATtaatgaattgattttgattttgcaGAGTTACCTGGTTTTGGAAATCAAAGAAGCCAGTATATTGAGACCAAATGACGAATGAGATGGATGAGAAAACAGAAAGAACGAAGATAATGAAGCATAAACAACGGAAACTGAAGATGGTAGCTTGATCCCTTGCCATGGAGATTCAACAAAGAACAGATCAAAAGGCACAAGCGACTCAGAGCATTTCACTTGATCCAACCAAACTttgaaatcaagagaaacataGAACCTCAAATCCCTTTTATCTTTCAACCATCTTCTTCCCCTGTCCTATAGATTATTCAACTAGAAGTCTAGAATACGAGAATCAGATCCAAAAGTAAAAGTAGTAGAATCAGAAACTTAGCTTGATAAGCAACAAGATCAGTGGGCATAAAGCATTAATTTAAGCCTACTCAGGTTTCTACCTCCTCTTATTATATGGCATCAAAACAAATCTTTGAGGCCATCGTCAACGCAAAGGcctcaaataaatattaaacaatgaataaataaatcctATCATCTCCATTCTAAGCAATGAACCTAAACCAACTCCCCCTTGTAATAATTCATCAAACTTCAAAGTTGCTTGAAATTGCTCAATCAAGTTACCTGAAATTTCACGCTAACCAgttcccaaaaaggaaaaaggaaaaaaaaactgaaattcATAGAAGTTGATGTGGATCTAGCCTGCTGCAATTAAAGAACAGAttgcaaataaaatataaatgttcAAGATAAGTCTGCACATGATAAAAGTAcaaagttttaaagaaaatagcaTAATCGATAAACAAGTACAGTTGTATAAAAGAATCTCATCTATGAACAAGAAttttccagtttttttttttacttttttattgcgtttattgtttaattattttctgTTGTGTAAACCGTAACCCTAGTACCAGGACTCACCGGCCATGCCGGAACCCTAGCGTGTGAAAGCGTAAAGCACCAAACCTACAAAGACGACGAGTGCAAACGGAACCAGGATCACCAGAGGTACAATAGCGGCCAAGCTATGAAAACTCCGGCAAGCCAAAGTGCCGAGCTTAATCTGAACCAGATCCACCAGCGCAAGCATCAAGAAGACGCATCCAAACACCGACCCCGCCGCCGACACCAAGATTCCGGCCCGGAGTGCCGCCGTGTTAACATGGATAGTCATGGGGACACTGCGCACCTTACCACCGCCTTGGCCAATCCAGATGGCTTGCTTGAGAGCAAAGGCAACGAGGCTGGAGAAGAGGAAGGAGCTGAAGGAGTAGACGTGGAAGGCGACGAGATCCTCACCCATGGTCGTGTCGGCTACGCAGGCAGGCTCGGCGACGCCCGTGAGGGTGATGGCAGGGTCAGTGATTGGGTACCAAGCGAGGCCGAGGAAGACGGCGAAGGTGAAGAGTGAGTTGACGTTGACGATGCCGTCGAGGGCCATTATGTGGATGCTTGTACTGAATTGCCGGCGTGAACCGTTATCCATTTCCGGCACGGCGGTGTCGGAACTGAAAACAACTGCCACATATTTTCagattatttttgttttggtttaaaTTTCCGAGTCAGAATCAAATGTAACGTCTCTTATCCGGCAAGGAAAGAATCGCGGGCTACAAGAAGGctctaaaaatttttaaaatttgccatTAAGCTCCAACGtacaaaataattaacattCTACAAATTGAAAAGggtaattaaaatatgttaagtAATTTActgattttatatttatttatttatttttaaaataaaaaataaaaatatatttgacaattatgtaagaaaatatagaaaaaaattcttctttgtttctcctaattttttaggattgatttttattttttggtcagCTTGACCATGTGCAGACTGTCTCCACTGtcgggaaaaaggaaaaatggtacgttgaaaagaaagataaaatacACCATAGGAAATTTGAAGTAATTACGTTGAAGCATTAAAATCTACGACAATCATGGATATCTCGATCTTATGatatatagaagatatattagaaaaattaataaaaattctaaaaatatatatataaaaaaaaaacctttaaaaaattatataagaagtaaaaataaatattttaaaaaatgatatatataatttattttatttgataatcgataaaaaaaaatataaattttataaatatatatttattattaagttgtattatatattattttataataatattatgataattttctaattttaaaatatatttaatattaaaattatgatttattttaatttaaatgtattgaatgatatcaaataataatatatacataaattttttaatatttttatttttatatttaaaaaatatatagattatataaaaaaatacataaaattatgttattatatttttggtaataaattaaatcaactataataataaaataaatagaattaatttatttaataatagaaaattcaatgaaatatggataaaatatttataaatatgaatTGGTGGATAAATCTTTTCTATTATTGATATATAGAAGATATATCAATAATATATAtcacttaaattatttaaacataagaataaataagaaaataaataaaatgttcaTTCAGAGCTCATTTTTGTATGCTAAACATAGTGTAATGGTGAATGAACCAcctattaagtaaataaataaaactaaaatgtaaaaaaaaacacatattaTCTAAGTTTAAAATTGACATGTATTGGAATTGTGtacaaaaatcataaatatttatgTAGATATAgctttataattaaaaagtaaaattgaaaattttcattttaagacTATCAATTTAAAATTGCCTTTATCCAAATTCATACTAATAACAAATTATAAGTTATGAAAGATTTGTAAATGATGTTGTAATGTTTCTCTATGATGTGTTTGAAGAATAAATTCATGGATTTTAAACTCGAGGGAGCAAAGTGAAAATAGCAAATTAAAAAGAGCAAAGTTGGATTTTACTTTCTTAAACTACATATTGAAACATCGAAATGGATACGAACCGTGTGAACCGCCGGTCCAACAGCTTGAACCGGTGGACCGGACGGCTCCATCTCCTTTTACTTTCTTAAATCCGCACCTACCTTCCTTGTGCGTCCCACCCCGCTGTCGGCCATCACTAGCTTTTCCTCCcacttgtttggtttttttttccatttttttggttCTGTTG
Proteins encoded in this region:
- the LOC100263768 gene encoding uncharacterized protein LOC100263768 — its product is MEGRRQVGSSSSFTSELFGTKESPPSNSSGIFASIFPPPSTAVGRNPANSEMRGLSGNQTWDTKQGTPDMGKSGVGASSIIPNKDKNQIFQEERVEPCHLSSSLYYGGQDIYSNSSSTQTSGSYPVFKKDEDDPNGNNSQGASRGNWWQGSLYY
- the LOC104879540 gene encoding uncharacterized protein LOC104879540, whose protein sequence is MDNGSRRQFSTSIHIMALDGIVNVNSLFTFAVFLGLAWYPITDPAITLTGVAEPACVADTTMGEDLVAFHVYSFSSFLFSSLVAFALKQAIWIGQGGGKVRSVPMTIHVNTAALRAGILVSAAGSVFGCVFLMLALVDLVQIKLGTLACRSFHSLAAIVPLGPPPKFLKIALFVKKWPHKHRAGGLERHALTLHLALAQRGHELHIFTTSSLNPSFPSFPIGTLYFHLSKPTAAGYLDQAVVWKQFQHQNSTGKPFDVIHTESVGLMHTRSRNLTNLAVTWHGIAYESIHSDIIQELLRTPEEPLAFSLTERAMKVVEEVKFFPHYAHHVATSDHVGEVLKRIYMIPEERVHIILNGVDEEIFKPNAAKGKDFKKKFGIPQSKTLVLGIAGRLVKDKGHPLMFEALMQMLKENDTFRETAIILVAGDGPWSDRYKDLGATVLVLGTLEPAQLASFYNAIDIFVNPTLRAQGLDHTLLEAMLSGKPLMATRLASITGSVIVGTEMGYTFSPTVASLKGTLYRVWHDGRVVLERKGQLARQRGLELFTATKMAAAYERLFLCISNDEENRDSYCTYQPSFQ